One region of Deltaproteobacteria bacterium genomic DNA includes:
- the pheA gene encoding prephenate dehydratase, producing the protein MLRKASIPALRQQIDRIDDQLLRLLNRRAALALAVAEQKARSNSGVYAPAREKGVLERLVRANRGPLPVHLVRAIFREIISASRSLEQRLRIAYLGPEATFAHLAARQQFGAAADYLGAPSIADVFHEVESGRADVGVAPVENSTEGMVAHTLDLLAASPLQICAEISLPVRHNLLARAGTGMSGIRRIAAHPQALAQCRHWLGEHLSGMPIEAEASNARAAERARAEEGTAAIAAEAAAETYGLAVLSPAINDEPGNLTRFVVLAPHDTGQPTGDDKTSILFSVRDEVGILARMLKPFAAHGIDLIKIESRPLRGRPWEYVFYLDLKGHRRERRVQQALAEVERGATRLKVLGSYPAAPPEA; encoded by the coding sequence ATGCTGCGCAAGGCCTCGATTCCCGCGCTCCGGCAGCAGATCGACCGGATCGACGACCAGCTGCTGCGCCTTCTCAACCGACGCGCCGCGCTCGCGCTCGCGGTCGCCGAGCAGAAAGCGCGCAGCAACTCCGGGGTGTATGCGCCGGCGCGCGAGAAAGGCGTGCTCGAACGCCTGGTGCGCGCGAACCGGGGTCCGCTGCCCGTCCACCTCGTGCGGGCGATCTTCCGCGAGATCATCTCGGCCTCGCGCAGCCTCGAGCAGCGGCTCCGCATCGCGTACCTGGGGCCCGAGGCGACCTTCGCGCACCTCGCGGCGCGCCAACAGTTCGGTGCGGCGGCCGACTACCTCGGCGCCCCCTCGATCGCCGACGTGTTCCACGAGGTGGAGAGCGGCCGTGCGGACGTGGGTGTGGCGCCGGTCGAGAACTCGACCGAGGGCATGGTCGCGCACACGCTCGACCTCCTCGCCGCCTCGCCGCTGCAGATCTGCGCCGAGATCTCGCTGCCGGTCCGGCACAACCTGCTGGCGCGGGCGGGCACGGGCATGAGCGGCATCCGGCGAATCGCCGCGCATCCACAGGCGCTGGCGCAGTGCCGGCACTGGCTCGGGGAGCACCTGTCCGGCATGCCGATCGAGGCCGAGGCGAGCAACGCGCGCGCGGCCGAGCGGGCGCGCGCGGAGGAGGGGACCGCCGCGATCGCCGCCGAGGCCGCGGCGGAGACCTACGGTCTCGCCGTCCTCTCCCCCGCGATCAACGACGAGCCCGGTAACCTGACTCGTTTCGTGGTGCTCGCGCCGCACGACACCGGACAGCCGACCGGCGACGACAAGACCTCGATCCTGTTCAGCGTGCGCGACGAGGTCGGCATCCTGGCGCGCATGCTGAAGCCCTTCGCGGCGCACGGCATCGACCTCATCAAGATCGAGTCGCGGCCGCTGCGCGGGCGGCCCTGGGAGTACGTGTTCTATCTCGATCTGAAGGGGCACCGGCGCGAGCGGCGGGTGCAGCAGGCGCTCGCCGAGGTCGAGCGCGGAGCGACGCGGCTCAAGGTCCTGGGCTCGTACCCCGCGGCGCCGCCCGAGGCCTGA
- a CDS encoding (d)CMP kinase, whose amino-acid sequence MRPLVAVDGPAGAGKSSASRALARRLGFGYVDTGAMYRAVGVLAAERGIDPDDAAALGRLVAALDFELADDGERLLVGGRNLSAAIRRPEAGELASRVSTQPVVRQRLVALQRALGAAGGIVMEGRDIGTVVFPDAPVKLYLTADPAVRAARRAAELRAGAATIDEAALARELAGRDRRDAGRAHSPLRRAADAVVLDTTALTLEEVVERMERLVRERWPG is encoded by the coding sequence CTGAGGCCGCTGGTCGCGGTCGACGGACCCGCCGGCGCGGGGAAGTCGAGCGCCAGCCGCGCCCTCGCGCGCCGCCTGGGCTTCGGCTACGTCGACACGGGCGCGATGTACCGCGCCGTCGGCGTGCTCGCCGCCGAGCGGGGCATCGACCCGGACGATGCCGCGGCGCTCGGGCGGCTCGTCGCCGCGCTCGACTTCGAGCTCGCCGACGACGGCGAGCGGCTCCTCGTCGGCGGGCGGAATCTCTCGGCGGCGATCCGCCGGCCCGAGGCGGGCGAGCTGGCCTCGCGGGTGTCGACCCAGCCGGTCGTGCGCCAGCGCCTGGTCGCCCTGCAGCGCGCGCTCGGCGCGGCGGGCGGCATCGTGATGGAGGGCCGCGACATCGGGACGGTCGTGTTCCCGGACGCGCCGGTGAAGCTCTACCTGACCGCCGACCCGGCGGTGCGAGCGGCGCGGCGGGCGGCGGAACTGCGCGCCGGCGCCGCGACGATCGACGAGGCGGCGCTCGCCCGCGAGCTCGCGGGGCGCGACCGCCGCGACGCCGGGCGTGCGCACTCGCCGCTCCGTCGGGCCGCCGATGCCGTCGTCCTCGACACCACGGCGCTCACCCTGGAGGAGGTGGTAGAGCGCATGGAGCGCCTCGTGCGCGAGCGCTGGCCCGGCTGA
- a CDS encoding magnesium chelatase, protein MPEVGSPRTLGELRAAGDRVLPVREEMRKNLLARLGRGERILPGIIGYDDTVIPEIENAILAGHHMVFLGERGQAKSRVIRGLTSLLDPLVPVIAGCPINDDPIAPICRECRRRAAAEGDALALAWIGPDERYAEKLATPDVSMADLVGEIDPIKVAEGRYLADEETIHYGLIPRTNRGIFAINELPDLTEKVQVGLFNLMEEKDVQIKGYKIRLPLDIVIVASANPEDYTSRGRIITPLKDRFDVQIRTHYPRSLEDEIAIMEQEVPVSDREATAVRVPDFMKEIVAHLTFEARGSNEINQSSGVSVRVTINNYESLLSNAEKRAVRLGEHEIVPRLTDLHSILASTAGKIELEYVGEDKREDDLIDRLINRAVLKVWDQYLKVEALRKVTEHFEAGWGVEVSDRMRAEEYLEGIRQIPGLRDAVAQLGPFESPGLMAAAIEFVLEGLHLHQKLNKDRAGGRYTYRA, encoded by the coding sequence GTGCCGGAGGTTGGATCGCCGCGAACGCTGGGGGAGCTCAGGGCTGCGGGGGACCGGGTGCTCCCGGTCCGCGAGGAGATGCGGAAGAACCTCCTCGCCCGCCTCGGCCGGGGCGAGCGCATCCTCCCGGGCATCATCGGCTACGATGACACCGTCATCCCCGAGATCGAGAACGCGATCCTCGCCGGGCACCACATGGTCTTCCTGGGCGAGCGCGGGCAGGCGAAGAGCCGCGTCATCCGGGGCCTGACCTCGCTCCTCGATCCGCTCGTGCCGGTGATCGCCGGCTGCCCGATCAACGACGACCCGATCGCGCCCATCTGCCGCGAGTGCAGGCGGCGCGCGGCAGCCGAGGGCGATGCGCTCGCGCTCGCCTGGATCGGGCCCGACGAGCGCTACGCCGAGAAGCTCGCGACGCCCGACGTCTCCATGGCCGATCTGGTGGGCGAGATCGACCCGATCAAGGTGGCCGAGGGTCGCTACCTGGCCGACGAGGAGACCATCCACTACGGCCTCATCCCGCGCACGAACCGCGGCATCTTCGCCATCAACGAGCTGCCGGATCTCACCGAGAAGGTCCAGGTCGGCCTCTTCAACCTGATGGAGGAGAAGGACGTCCAGATCAAGGGCTACAAGATCCGCCTGCCCCTGGACATCGTCATCGTGGCGAGCGCGAACCCCGAGGACTACACCAGCCGCGGTCGGATCATCACCCCGCTCAAGGACCGCTTCGACGTCCAGATCCGCACCCACTACCCGCGCTCGCTCGAGGACGAGATCGCGATCATGGAGCAGGAGGTGCCGGTCTCCGACCGCGAGGCGACGGCGGTGCGGGTGCCCGACTTCATGAAGGAGATCGTCGCCCATCTCACCTTCGAGGCGCGCGGCTCGAACGAGATCAACCAGTCCTCGGGCGTGAGCGTGCGCGTCACCATCAACAACTACGAGAGCCTCCTCTCCAACGCCGAGAAGCGCGCCGTGCGCCTGGGCGAGCACGAGATCGTCCCGCGGCTCACCGACCTGCACTCGATCCTCGCCTCCACCGCCGGCAAGATCGAGCTCGAGTACGTGGGCGAGGACAAGCGCGAGGACGACCTGATCGACCGGCTCATCAACCGTGCCGTGCTCAAGGTGTGGGACCAGTACCTGAAGGTCGAGGCGCTCAGGAAGGTGACCGAGCACTTCGAGGCGGGCTGGGGCGTGGAGGTCTCCGACCGCATGCGCGCCGAGGAGTACCTCGAGGGCATCCGCCAGATCCCCGGGCTGCGCGACGCGGTGGCGCAGCTCGGCCCCTTCGAGAGCCCGGGCCTCATGGCGGCGGCCATCGAGTTCGTGCTCGAGGGGCTCCATCTCCACCAGAAGCTCAACAAGGACCGCGCCGGCGGCCGATACACCTACCGCGCGTAG
- the aroA gene encoding 3-phosphoshikimate 1-carboxyvinyltransferase encodes MATVRVGPPPGGLAATLGVPGDKSIAHRALLLGAVAEGATTVTGFPGGGDVLSSLGAMRALGVCIQQAGDAVRIEGAGARLGSDGRVAIDCGNSGTTMRLTAGLVAAGPGTVVLDGDASLRRRPMERVAAPLRAMGAAVETTDGHAPVTVRGAALRAIDWTLPVPSAQLKSALLLAGLSARGTTRVCEPLASRDHTERLLGHLGVRLRRTAGSIEVRGGQRPIGAAVPLPGDVSSAAFLVVAALVVPGSELRLPGVGVNPTRTGALAILRRMGAPIEVVDTHDVAGEPRAELRVRTARLRGTTVTPAEVPGAIDELPILCVAAALAEGETTITGAGELRLKESDRIAALEQLRLLGVAVGATADGLVIRGTGGRRLRGGRVESHGDHRIAMAFGVAGLAADGGVEIADAGAAEVSFPGFFRRLAELGAAVEGL; translated from the coding sequence ATGGCGACGGTGCGCGTGGGGCCGCCGCCCGGCGGCCTCGCCGCGACGCTCGGCGTCCCCGGCGACAAGTCGATCGCGCACCGGGCACTCCTCCTCGGCGCGGTCGCCGAGGGCGCGACCACCGTCACGGGCTTCCCGGGGGGCGGCGACGTCCTCTCCTCGCTCGGCGCCATGCGGGCCCTCGGCGTGTGCATCCAGCAGGCGGGGGACGCCGTCCGCATCGAGGGTGCGGGCGCACGCCTCGGGAGCGACGGCCGGGTCGCGATCGACTGCGGCAACTCGGGCACCACCATGCGGCTCACCGCCGGCCTGGTCGCCGCCGGGCCGGGCACGGTCGTGCTCGACGGCGACGCGTCGCTCCGCCGCCGCCCGATGGAGCGCGTGGCGGCGCCGCTGCGCGCCATGGGGGCCGCGGTCGAGACGACCGACGGGCATGCGCCGGTCACCGTCCGCGGCGCCGCGCTCCGGGCGATCGACTGGACGCTCCCGGTGCCGAGCGCGCAGTTGAAGTCGGCGCTCCTGCTCGCCGGGCTCTCGGCGCGCGGCACCACGCGGGTTTGCGAGCCGCTCGCGAGCCGCGACCACACCGAGCGACTCCTCGGGCATCTCGGCGTGCGCCTGCGGCGCACGGCCGGATCGATCGAGGTGAGGGGGGGGCAGCGGCCGATCGGCGCGGCCGTCCCGCTCCCCGGCGACGTGTCGTCGGCGGCGTTCCTGGTGGTCGCGGCCCTCGTCGTGCCGGGCTCGGAGCTCCGCCTGCCGGGGGTGGGCGTGAACCCGACGCGCACCGGCGCGCTCGCCATCCTCCGGCGCATGGGGGCGCCCATCGAGGTGGTGGACACGCACGACGTGGCAGGCGAGCCGCGCGCCGAGCTGCGGGTGCGCACGGCGCGGCTCCGCGGCACGACGGTCACGCCGGCCGAGGTGCCGGGCGCGATCGACGAGCTGCCCATCCTCTGCGTCGCGGCCGCGCTCGCCGAGGGCGAGACGACGATCACGGGCGCGGGCGAGCTGCGCCTCAAGGAGAGCGACCGCATCGCGGCGCTGGAGCAGCTCCGCCTCCTCGGCGTCGCGGTCGGCGCGACCGCGGACGGCCTCGTCATCCGCGGCACGGGCGGCCGGCGCCTGCGCGGCGGCCGCGTCGAGTCGCACGGCGACCACCGCATCGCCATGGCGTTCGGGGTGGCCGGGCTCGCGGCCGACGGCGGGGTCGAGATCGCCGACGCGGGCGCGGCCGAGGTCTCGTTCCCGGGCTTCTTCCGGCGCCTGGCCGAGCTGGGCGCGGCGGTGGAGGGGCTCTGA
- the sppA gene encoding signal peptide peptidase SppA, which produces MAGGAGAEPEAMARRHPILRVFTLLAVGALVAGALVAGLALFGGGLGERPLYGNVVGVVELRGVIQDASDLVEALERFRTSDKTVAVVLRIDSPGGAVAPSQEIYDEVWRVRERKPVIASLGSVAASGGYYVASAANKIVADPGTITGSIGVIMSVPYYAPLADKIGFSEETVKSGRYKDTGHPLRKLTPDERTLLQGMVDDVLGQFVEAVAHGRNMKPAQVRALADGRIYSGTQALAAGLVDRLGGLESATREAWSEVNQPGEPRVWRVRFRRLPWLLQLLGETLLPAPRETPGGLFFLYRGPVPR; this is translated from the coding sequence GTGGCCGGCGGCGCGGGGGCGGAGCCCGAGGCGATGGCGCGACGACACCCCATCTTGCGCGTGTTCACGCTCCTGGCCGTCGGTGCGCTGGTGGCGGGCGCGCTGGTGGCGGGGCTGGCGCTGTTCGGCGGCGGCCTCGGCGAGCGCCCGCTCTACGGCAACGTGGTCGGCGTGGTCGAGCTGCGCGGGGTGATCCAGGACGCCAGCGATCTGGTGGAGGCGCTCGAGCGCTTCCGCACCAGTGACAAGACCGTTGCCGTGGTGCTCCGCATCGACTCGCCCGGCGGCGCTGTCGCGCCCTCGCAGGAGATCTACGACGAGGTGTGGCGCGTGCGCGAGCGCAAGCCCGTCATCGCCTCGCTCGGCAGCGTCGCCGCCTCGGGCGGGTACTACGTCGCCTCGGCGGCGAACAAGATCGTCGCCGACCCGGGGACCATCACCGGCTCGATCGGCGTCATCATGAGCGTGCCGTACTACGCGCCGCTGGCGGACAAGATCGGCTTCTCGGAAGAGACGGTGAAGAGCGGCCGCTACAAGGACACCGGCCACCCGCTCCGCAAGCTCACCCCCGACGAGCGCACGCTCCTGCAGGGGATGGTGGACGACGTGCTCGGGCAGTTCGTCGAGGCGGTGGCGCACGGCCGCAACATGAAGCCCGCGCAGGTGCGCGCCCTGGCGGATGGGCGCATCTACTCGGGTACCCAGGCGCTGGCCGCCGGCCTGGTCGATCGGCTGGGCGGCCTCGAGTCCGCGACGCGGGAAGCGTGGAGCGAGGTGAACCAGCCGGGCGAGCCGCGCGTGTGGCGTGTGCGGTTCCGCCGGCTGCCGTGGCTCCTCCAGCTCCTCGGCGAGACGCTGCTGCCCGCGCCACGCGAGACGCCGGGCGGCCTCTTCTTCCTCTACCGGGGTCCCGTCCCCCGATGA
- a CDS encoding 30S ribosomal protein S1 yields the protein MPETTKPSDREIGAEEDFGALFERSLKSPKQGEVITGRVVLIGRDAVTIDIGYKSEGTIPIHEFMTRDGELTVHEGDEVDVYFEASDTESGDIVLSRHKAEQFKVWREIEKAYERDGAVEGTIVGKVKGGLKVDIGVAAFLPGSHADLRPTRNLDRYIGQRGRFAILKFNRSRGNVVVSRRSVLERERTALKSETLKVLEEGVILEGTVKNITDYGAFVDLGGIDGLLHVTDMSWGRVGHPSEVINGGDRVKVVVLKYDPERERVSLGMKQIMPDPWTTIAERLPLNARIRGKVVSLTDYGAFVEIERGIEGLIHVSEMSWTKRVTHPSKVLEVGQEVEVQVLDIDPTNRRVSLGLKQTEPNPWELVRINHPVGSKIRGKIRSITDFGLFVEVEESIDGLVHVSDLHWTKKVKHPSELYRKGDEVEAVVLGIDVDNERISLGIKQLTEDPWLQVPKRYAPGTRARGTVTSVTDFGVFVELEEGIEGLVHVSQLSTERVDKPSALFKPGDPVEAEVTTVDAREKRIGLSIKVLRKTEERADMEAYLARERDSGRFSLADVMPEADKQKG from the coding sequence ATGCCCGAGACGACGAAGCCGTCCGATCGCGAGATCGGCGCCGAAGAGGACTTTGGTGCCCTCTTCGAGCGGAGTCTCAAGAGCCCGAAGCAGGGCGAGGTGATCACCGGCCGGGTCGTCTTGATCGGGCGCGACGCCGTCACGATCGACATCGGCTACAAGTCCGAGGGCACCATCCCGATCCACGAGTTCATGACGCGCGACGGCGAGCTCACCGTGCACGAGGGCGACGAGGTCGACGTCTACTTCGAGGCGAGCGACACCGAGTCGGGCGACATCGTCCTCTCGCGGCACAAGGCCGAGCAGTTCAAGGTCTGGCGCGAGATCGAGAAGGCCTACGAGCGCGACGGTGCGGTCGAAGGGACAATCGTCGGCAAGGTGAAGGGCGGGCTCAAGGTGGACATCGGCGTGGCCGCGTTTCTCCCCGGCTCGCACGCCGACCTCCGGCCGACGCGCAACCTCGACCGCTACATCGGCCAGCGCGGTCGCTTCGCCATCCTCAAGTTCAACCGCTCGCGCGGGAACGTGGTGGTGTCGCGCCGGTCGGTCCTCGAGCGCGAGCGCACGGCGCTCAAGTCCGAGACCCTCAAGGTGCTGGAGGAGGGCGTCATCCTCGAGGGCACGGTGAAGAACATCACCGACTACGGCGCCTTCGTCGACCTCGGCGGCATCGACGGGCTCCTCCACGTGACCGACATGTCGTGGGGCCGCGTCGGGCATCCCTCCGAGGTCATCAACGGCGGTGACCGCGTCAAGGTGGTCGTCCTCAAGTACGACCCGGAGCGCGAGCGCGTCTCGCTCGGCATGAAGCAGATCATGCCCGACCCGTGGACGACCATCGCCGAGCGCCTGCCCCTCAACGCGCGTATCCGGGGCAAGGTCGTGAGCCTCACCGACTACGGCGCCTTCGTCGAGATCGAGAGGGGTATCGAGGGCCTGATCCATGTCTCCGAGATGTCGTGGACCAAGCGGGTGACGCATCCCTCCAAGGTGCTCGAGGTGGGCCAGGAGGTCGAGGTCCAGGTGCTCGACATCGACCCGACCAACCGCCGCGTGTCGCTCGGACTCAAGCAGACCGAGCCGAATCCCTGGGAGCTGGTGCGCATCAATCACCCGGTGGGCTCGAAGATCCGTGGCAAGATCAGGAGCATCACCGACTTCGGCCTCTTCGTCGAGGTGGAGGAGAGCATCGACGGCTTGGTGCACGTCTCCGACCTCCACTGGACGAAGAAGGTCAAGCACCCCTCGGAGCTCTACCGGAAGGGCGACGAGGTCGAGGCGGTCGTGCTCGGGATCGACGTGGACAACGAGCGCATCTCGCTCGGCATCAAGCAGCTCACCGAGGACCCGTGGCTGCAGGTGCCGAAGCGCTACGCGCCGGGCACGCGGGCCAGGGGCACGGTCACGAGCGTCACCGACTTCGGGGTGTTCGTCGAGCTGGAGGAGGGGATCGAGGGGCTGGTGCACGTCTCGCAGCTCTCGACCGAGCGCGTCGACAAACCGTCCGCGCTCTTCAAGCCCGGCGACCCGGTCGAGGCGGAGGTCACCACGGTCGACGCGCGGGAGAAACGGATCGGGCTCTCCATCAAGGTGCTCCGCAAGACCGAGGAGCGCGCCGACATGGAAGCCTATCTGGCGCGCGAGCGTGACAGCGGGCGGTTCTCGCTCGCCGACGTGATGCCCGAGGCCGACAAGCAGAAGGGCTAG
- a CDS encoding prephenate dehydrogenase/arogenate dehydrogenase family protein, which produces MTPLFARLTIAGVGLVGGSLGAAVRAAGLAGEVVGFGRTEANLRRARERGLVDRVTCDAAAAAAGADAIVLAVPVGASAALAAALGPHANTGTLLTDVGSVKGEVVATLEARWAGIGAVVGAHPIAGSEASGAGAARADLFRGRRCILTPTPVTDRAALGRVRALWEGVGARVEEMPPSLHDELLARVSHLPHLLAYALATAVGEQTIGGRRALDYAGGGFRDTTRIAASPAELWRDIALANAPALAAALGEFRAALARLEGLLAARDAAGLEAALARARALRRRLGGEE; this is translated from the coding sequence ATGACGCCGCTCTTCGCCCGGCTCACGATCGCGGGGGTCGGCCTGGTGGGCGGCTCGCTCGGCGCGGCCGTGCGCGCCGCCGGGCTGGCCGGCGAGGTGGTCGGCTTCGGGCGCACGGAGGCGAACCTCCGTCGGGCGCGCGAGCGCGGCCTCGTCGATCGCGTGACGTGCGACGCGGCGGCCGCGGCCGCCGGGGCCGACGCGATCGTGCTCGCGGTGCCGGTCGGCGCGTCGGCGGCGCTCGCGGCGGCGCTCGGCCCGCACGCGAACACGGGCACGCTGCTCACCGACGTGGGCAGCGTGAAGGGGGAGGTCGTCGCCACGCTCGAGGCCAGGTGGGCCGGCATCGGAGCGGTGGTCGGCGCCCATCCCATCGCCGGCAGCGAGGCGTCGGGCGCGGGCGCGGCGCGCGCCGACCTCTTCCGCGGGCGGCGCTGCATCCTCACCCCGACGCCGGTGACCGATCGGGCCGCGCTCGGGCGCGTGCGCGCGCTCTGGGAAGGGGTGGGGGCCCGGGTCGAGGAGATGCCGCCGTCGCTGCACGACGAGCTCCTCGCGCGCGTGTCGCATCTGCCCCATCTCCTCGCCTATGCGCTCGCGACGGCGGTGGGCGAGCAGACGATCGGCGGCCGGCGCGCGCTCGACTACGCCGGCGGCGGCTTCCGCGACACGACGCGCATCGCCGCCAGCCCGGCCGAGCTGTGGCGGGACATCGCCCTCGCGAACGCGCCCGCGCTCGCCGCGGCCCTGGGCGAGTTCCGCGCGGCGCTCGCCCGGCTAGAGGGGCTGCTCGCCGCGCGCGACGCCGCGGGCCTCGAGGCGGCGCTCGCCCGGGCGCGCGCCCTGCGCCGCCGCCTGGGCGGGGAGGAGTGA
- a CDS encoding integration host factor subunit beta, whose translation MTKRDLIDEVLNLFPRFSRRDAEVMVNAVFDSMAQALTRGERIEIRGFGSFVVKHRQAREGRNPKTGVLVAVHAKRVPFFKVGKELRLRVDGKPWTAADADEP comes from the coding sequence ATGACCAAGCGCGACCTGATCGACGAGGTGCTGAATCTCTTCCCCCGCTTCTCGCGCCGCGACGCCGAGGTGATGGTGAACGCGGTCTTCGACAGCATGGCCCAGGCGCTCACGCGCGGCGAGCGCATCGAGATCCGCGGCTTCGGCAGCTTCGTCGTGAAACACCGGCAGGCGCGCGAGGGGCGGAACCCGAAGACGGGCGTGCTGGTCGCCGTGCACGCCAAACGCGTCCCGTTCTTCAAAGTGGGGAAGGAGCTCCGCCTGCGCGTCGACGGCAAGCCGTGGACGGCGGCCGACGCGGACGAGCCGTAA
- a CDS encoding HIT domain-containing protein: MDVLWAPWRMTYIGAAREERECIFCAARAGEARERLLLGTTAHSLVMLNRYPYQNGHLMLAPRRHAADLPTLPAAEHTDLAETLRRALASLESALHPEGFNLGMNLGACAGAGVRDHLHWHIVPRWAGDTNFMPVVGDVRVMPEHLLATYDRLKPAFAWLG; this comes from the coding sequence ATGGACGTCCTGTGGGCGCCCTGGCGGATGACCTACATCGGCGCCGCCCGGGAGGAGCGGGAATGCATCTTCTGTGCCGCGCGGGCGGGTGAGGCGCGCGAGCGCCTGCTGCTCGGCACCACCGCGCACAGCCTCGTGATGCTGAACCGCTACCCGTACCAGAACGGGCATCTCATGTTGGCACCGCGCCGCCACGCGGCCGACTTGCCGACGCTGCCCGCGGCCGAGCACACGGACCTGGCCGAGACCCTGCGCCGCGCGCTTGCGTCGCTCGAGAGCGCCCTTCACCCCGAGGGGTTCAACCTGGGCATGAACCTCGGCGCCTGCGCCGGCGCCGGCGTGCGCGACCATCTCCACTGGCACATCGTGCCGCGCTGGGCGGGCGACACGAACTTCATGCCGGTGGTGGGCGACGTGCGCGTCATGCCCGAGCACCTGCTCGCGACCTACGACCGTCTCAAGCCCGCCTTCGCCTGGCTCGGGTGA
- a CDS encoding histidinol-phosphate transaminase — translation MDVRALVPEWIRTLTPYPPGKPIEELERELGIRDSIKLASNENPLGPSPKAVAAITAALRNLHRYPDGSAFHLKRRLVARLGVSEDELVVGNGSNEIIEFAVRTFLRPGDEAVMADQAFVIYRLVVQAAGGTSRVVPLRDFTHDLEAMAAAVTPRTRLVFLGNPNNPTGTIFRRRAWEAFLRAVPRHLLVVADDAYAEYVEDPEYPDTIRERGDGRVPVLSLRTFSKLYGLAGLRIGYGVAPAPVIDALERIRQPFNVNALALAGALAALDDEEHVRRTLATNRAGMVFLVDAFRALGLAHVPSAANFVLVRVGDGARVYEALLRRGVIVRPMAVYGFPEHVRVTIGTEAENARFSTALRAVLA, via the coding sequence ATGGACGTGCGCGCCCTCGTGCCGGAGTGGATCCGGACGCTCACCCCGTACCCGCCCGGCAAGCCGATCGAGGAGCTCGAGCGCGAGCTCGGCATCCGCGACTCGATCAAGCTCGCCTCGAACGAGAACCCGCTCGGCCCCTCGCCGAAGGCCGTCGCCGCGATCACGGCCGCGCTCCGCAACTTGCACCGCTACCCCGACGGCTCGGCCTTCCATCTGAAGCGCCGGCTCGTCGCGCGCCTCGGCGTGTCCGAGGACGAGCTCGTCGTCGGCAACGGCTCGAACGAGATCATCGAGTTCGCCGTGCGCACCTTCCTCCGTCCCGGCGACGAGGCGGTGATGGCGGACCAGGCCTTCGTCATCTACCGGCTGGTCGTGCAGGCCGCAGGAGGTACCAGCCGGGTTGTCCCGCTGCGCGACTTCACGCACGACCTGGAGGCGATGGCCGCCGCCGTCACGCCGCGCACCCGGCTCGTCTTCCTCGGCAACCCGAACAACCCGACTGGCACGATCTTCCGCCGCCGGGCGTGGGAGGCGTTCCTGCGCGCCGTGCCCCGCCACCTGCTGGTGGTGGCCGACGACGCCTACGCCGAATACGTGGAGGACCCCGAGTACCCCGACACCATCCGCGAGCGCGGCGACGGCCGCGTGCCCGTCCTCTCGCTCCGCACCTTCTCCAAGCTCTACGGCCTGGCCGGGCTCCGCATCGGCTACGGGGTCGCTCCCGCGCCGGTGATCGACGCGCTCGAGCGCATCCGCCAGCCCTTCAACGTGAACGCACTCGCGCTCGCGGGCGCGCTCGCCGCGCTCGACGACGAGGAGCACGTGCGCCGGACGCTCGCCACGAACCGCGCCGGCATGGTGTTCCTGGTCGACGCGTTCCGTGCCCTCGGGCTCGCGCACGTGCCGAGCGCGGCGAACTTCGTGCTGGTGCGGGTGGGCGACGGCGCGCGCGTCTACGAGGCGCTGCTCCGCCGCGGGGTCATCGTGCGGCCGATGGCCGTCTACGGCTTTCCCGAGCACGTGCGCGTGACGATCGGCACCGAGGCGGAGAACGCGCGCTTCTCGACGGCGCTGCGCGCGGTCCTCGCATGA